The proteins below are encoded in one region of Aphelocoma coerulescens isolate FSJ_1873_10779 chromosome 4, UR_Acoe_1.0, whole genome shotgun sequence:
- the NUDT6 gene encoding nucleoside diphosphate-linked moiety X motif 6: GGAVAGAAEGAGLGGPGGAAGEAGQVRGESVSQWRKEGRVAVWLHVPILQSSLVAVAASQGFAFHHAEQGSSTLTLWLGEGPSRLPGFATHQLGVAGAVLDESTGKVLVVQDRNKTVNAWKFPGGLSNPGEDIGDTAVREVFEETGIKSEFKSILSIRQQHEHPGAFGKSDMYIICRMEPSSFHISFCQHECLRCEWMDLEELARTENATPISSNVAKLLLYGYREGFDRIDITMREFPAVYTGLFYKLYHRELPESYRNMTS; this comes from the exons GGCGGGGCCGTGGCGGGCGCTGCGGAGGGTGCGGGGCTGGGCGGCCCTGGCGGGGCTGCGGGCGAGGCCGGACAAGTTCGGGGGG AGTCCGTGTCTCAGTGGCGGAAGGAAGGCCGTGTTGCTGTCTGGCTCCATGTCCCCATCCTCCAGAGCAGCCTTGTGGCGGTGGCTGCTTCCCAAGGCTTTGCTTTCCACCACGCCGAGCAGGGCTCGTCCACCCTGACGCTgtggctgggagaggggcccagCAGGCTGCCGGGGTTCGCCACACACCAGCTGGGGGTTGCAG GTGCTGTTCTAGATGAAAGCACGGGGAAGGTGTTGGTTGTACAAGACAGAAATAAG ACTGTAAACGCATGGAAATTTCCAGGAGGGCTGTCTAACCCAGGAGAAGACATTG GAGACACAGCAGTTCGGGAGGTTTTTGAAGAGACTGGCATCAAGTCAGAGTTCAAGTCCATCCTGAGCATCAGGCAGCAACACGAACACCCCGGAGCCTTCGGGAAGTCAGACATGTACATCATCTGCCGCATGGAGCCCTCTTCCTTCCACATCAGCTTCTGCCAGCACGAGTGCCTCCGGTGTGAGTGGATGGACCTGGAGGAGTTGGCCAGGACGGAAAATGCCACTCCCATCAGCAGCAACGTGGCCAAGCTCTTACTGTATGGGTACCGGGAAGGGTTTGATAGGATTGACATAACCATGAGGGAGTTCCCAGCTGTCTACACAGGCCTGTTCTACAAACTCTACCACAGGGAACTGCCCGAGTCCTACAGAAACATGACATCATAG
- the FGF2 gene encoding fibroblast growth factor 2 has product MAAAAAAGGIATLPDDGGSGAFPPGHFKDPKRLYCKNGGFFLRINPDGKVDGVREKSDPHIKLQLQAEERGVVSIKGVSANRFLAMKEDGRLLALKYATEECFFFERLESNNYNTYRSRKYSDWYVALKRTGQYKPGPKTGPGQKAILFLPMSAKS; this is encoded by the exons atggcggcggcggcggcggcggggggcatCGCCACGCTGCCCGACGACGGCGGCAGCGGCGCCTTTCCCCCGGGGCACTTCAAGGACCCCAAGCGCCTATACTGCAAGAACGGCGGCTTCTTCCTGCGCATCAACCCCGACGGGAAGGTGGACGGCGTCCGCGAGAAGAGCGACCCGCACA TCAAGCTGCAGCTTCAGGCAGAGGAACGAGGAGTGGTGTCCATCAAAGGTGTCAGTGCCAATCGCTTCCTGGCCATGAAGGAGGATGGCAGATTGCTGGCCTTG aaATACGCAACAGAAGAATGTTTCTTTTTTGAGCGTTTGGAATCCAATAACTATAACACTTACCGGTCACGGAAATACTCGGACTGGTACGTGGCACTGAAAAGAACTGGACAGTACAAACCTGGACCAAAAACTGGACCTGGACAGAAAgctatccttttccttcctATGTCTGCTAAAAGCTGA